A stretch of the Aminipila terrae genome encodes the following:
- a CDS encoding MBL fold metallo-hydrolase translates to MSLSFCSFSSGSSGNCYLVRSNDTALLIDVGISGKKILEGLSATETPQEQVKGVLVTHEHIDHVKSLRIISKKLPEVETYANAGTWSQIEENVPEERRKVFITGETFAIGDIEVKPFHISHDAAEPVGFSFFSEGKQISIVTDTGYITDEIFDEMKQADLLALEANHDENMLKVGRYPWNVKQRILGNKGHLSNVAAGNCLCRLLDECCSKPRNILLAHLSRENNFPEMAYQTIKNVLEESEHYLGKQLQLNTMMKDEISMIYTV, encoded by the coding sequence ATGTCATTAAGTTTTTGTTCGTTTTCCAGCGGCAGCAGCGGAAACTGTTACTTAGTGAGAAGTAACGATACAGCATTATTAATAGATGTGGGAATAAGCGGCAAGAAGATTCTTGAGGGACTTAGTGCTACTGAGACACCACAGGAACAGGTTAAAGGGGTACTTGTAACCCATGAGCATATTGACCATGTTAAAAGTCTCCGGATAATATCTAAAAAACTGCCAGAGGTTGAAACCTATGCAAATGCAGGAACCTGGTCGCAAATTGAAGAAAATGTTCCTGAAGAGCGGCGAAAAGTTTTTATTACAGGAGAAACCTTTGCTATAGGAGATATAGAGGTAAAACCCTTCCATATTTCCCATGATGCGGCGGAGCCAGTAGGTTTTTCATTTTTTTCAGAAGGAAAACAAATAAGTATTGTTACAGATACTGGATACATAACAGATGAAATATTTGATGAAATGAAGCAGGCAGATCTTTTGGCATTAGAGGCAAACCACGATGAAAATATGCTGAAGGTTGGAAGATACCCATGGAATGTTAAGCAGAGAATTCTGGGAAATAAGGGCCATTTATCCAATGTCGCAGCAGGTAATTGTCTATGCAGACTGCTGGATGAATGTTGCAGTAAGCCAAGAAATATATTACTTGCACATTTGAGCAGGGAGAATAACTTTCCAGAGATGGCATACCAGACTATAAAAAACGTTCTGGAAGAGTCTGAACACTATCTGGGCAAGCAGTTGCAATTAAATACAATGATGAAAGACGAAATCAGTATGATTTACACGGTATAA
- the rlmH gene encoding 23S rRNA (pseudouridine(1915)-N(3))-methyltransferase RlmH, translated as MNITVVCIGKLKEKYWVNAIEEYSKRLSKYCTLVIDELKEERLPDNASSAEEEAVKIAEGRSILKRIKKESYVITLEIKGNQLSSEKLADRINQLGLEGKSDLVFVIGGSLGLSDEVSQRADYKLSFSAMTFPHQMMRVILLEQIYRSFKINKNEQYHK; from the coding sequence ATGAACATTACGGTTGTTTGTATAGGCAAATTAAAAGAAAAATACTGGGTTAATGCCATAGAAGAATACAGCAAAAGGCTGTCGAAGTATTGTACATTGGTAATAGACGAACTGAAAGAGGAGAGACTGCCTGACAACGCTTCTTCAGCGGAAGAAGAAGCAGTTAAAATCGCTGAAGGCAGAAGTATATTAAAAAGGATTAAAAAAGAGTCCTACGTTATAACCTTAGAGATTAAAGGAAATCAGTTAAGTTCCGAAAAGCTGGCAGATCGGATTAATCAACTGGGGTTGGAGGGAAAAAGTGATCTGGTATTTGTCATAGGTGGTTCTTTAGGATTGTCAGATGAAGTCAGTCAGCGGGCAGATTATAAGCTGTCTTTTTCAGCCATGACTTTTCCCCATCAGATGATGAGGGTGATTTTACTTGAACAGATATATCGTTCATTTAAAATTAATAAAAATGAACAATATCATAAATAG
- a CDS encoding HD domain-containing protein, which yields MHKLLQLQSALLKEIDKYEKLVSERDQPIDWERVHISSCAKLGYLMAEERGVDPVLAASACAIHDYGRIITGKQENHAEAGYLPVQDFLKKTGLFTEEEMKTLSIAVKNHSKKSEVGGPIEEIVKDADVLDFYQYGYIMPRQEQQARLEKLLKKK from the coding sequence ATGCATAAACTTTTACAGTTACAAAGTGCACTATTAAAAGAAATTGACAAATATGAGAAACTTGTTTCAGAAAGGGATCAGCCTATAGACTGGGAGCGTGTACATATTTCAAGTTGTGCTAAGCTTGGGTATCTGATGGCAGAAGAGCGGGGCGTAGATCCTGTTCTTGCAGCCTCTGCATGTGCAATTCACGATTATGGAAGAATCATCACGGGTAAACAGGAAAACCATGCAGAAGCCGGATACTTACCCGTTCAGGATTTTCTGAAAAAAACAGGGCTGTTTACAGAGGAAGAAATGAAGACTTTATCCATAGCAGTAAAAAATCACAGTAAAAAAAGTGAAGTGGGCGGGCCTATAGAAGAGATTGTAAAAGATGCAGATGTCTTAGATTTTTATCAGTATGGGTATATAATGCCAAGACAGGAGCAGCAAGCACGATTGGAAAAGCTGTTAAAGAAAAAATAA
- a CDS encoding copper amine oxidase N-terminal domain-containing protein, with product MKKLCFVMIFALVLSSTAFAFATSAKTDNEAKTQVQKQSTQTTASAIQTTSAAVKTTPSAVDTKDQAKDKAKLTVAEKKELILKKYTSDELSAVNKAGEAIKKADSTVKVLDVNSIVSDTKEFKFDTPPVIKGSRTLIPVRAITEGLGAKVSYDQATKKVTIAKDGTTIELTLGSNVALVNGKQVTLDTSANTMNDRTYVPMRFILETFNLKVSYEKDGTILVDESATAPTTTAPAATSSAIQTTTSAVQTTSAAVKTTTSAVETTSAAVKTTTSAIQK from the coding sequence ATGAAAAAATTATGTTTTGTTATGATTTTTGCTCTAGTGCTTTCATCAACTGCTTTCGCATTTGCAACTTCAGCAAAAACTGACAATGAGGCAAAGACTCAGGTTCAAAAGCAATCAACTCAGACAACTGCATCTGCAATCCAGACAACTTCAGCAGCTGTAAAAACTACACCAAGTGCTGTAGACACAAAGGATCAGGCAAAAGACAAAGCAAAGCTTACTGTTGCAGAGAAAAAAGAACTGATTCTGAAGAAATACACTTCAGATGAATTATCAGCAGTAAATAAAGCTGGTGAAGCTATTAAAAAAGCTGATTCCACAGTAAAAGTTCTTGATGTTAACAGCATTGTTTCTGACACAAAGGAATTTAAATTTGATACACCTCCTGTTATTAAAGGAAGCAGAACTTTAATTCCTGTAAGAGCAATTACAGAAGGCTTAGGTGCAAAAGTTTCTTATGATCAGGCTACAAAGAAGGTTACCATTGCAAAAGATGGAACTACAATTGAATTAACTCTTGGAAGCAATGTTGCTCTTGTAAACGGTAAGCAGGTTACTCTTGATACAAGTGCTAATACAATGAACGACAGAACTTATGTACCAATGAGATTTATTCTTGAAACATTTAATCTGAAAGTATCTTATGAAAAAGATGGAACTATTTTAGTAGATGAATCTGCAACAGCTCCAACTACTACAGCTCCAGCTGCAACATCAAGCGCTATTCAGACTACAACTAGTGCAGTTCAGACTACTTCAGCAGCAGTTAAAACTACAACTAGCGCAGTTGAAACAACTTCCGCTGCAGTTAAGACTACAACTAGTGCAATTCAGAAATAA
- a CDS encoding ArsR/SmtB family transcription factor, with translation MRLRKESDYMQEEEILLVAQVSDALAHPARIKIYQYIMQCNKDRTPVCNKDVVAAFDYSQATISQHIKKLVQAELVQSQSKDKYSYYYANIGILMKYLNATKKFSTFQA, from the coding sequence ATGAGATTAAGAAAAGAATCAGACTATATGCAGGAAGAAGAAATCTTACTGGTTGCCCAGGTTTCTGATGCACTGGCTCATCCTGCCAGGATAAAAATATACCAGTATATCATGCAGTGCAACAAAGATCGGACTCCTGTCTGCAATAAAGACGTAGTCGCTGCGTTCGACTATTCCCAGGCAACCATTTCACAGCACATAAAGAAATTAGTTCAGGCAGAACTGGTTCAGTCCCAGAGTAAAGATAAATATTCTTACTATTATGCTAATATAGGTATACTTATGAAATATTTAAACGCAACCAAAAAATTCAGTACATTTCAGGCATAA
- a CDS encoding putative bifunctional diguanylate cyclase/phosphodiesterase, whose translation MTKQIQEGIQNKNLLKAELEINEQLEKLVAERTQELSLVNKNLEELSNRDSLTGLYNRRQLIESIDSLIFSKIENSFALLYIDANHFKAINDSYGHQTGDEVLRALGNRLVKNCMPHCKVFRVGGDEFAVIVGDNVGKEYICSVAERILELIQMPILVDSYFFTITASIGIVSYPEDAKDKFFLMRYADIAMYEAKNTYKGNNYMFFDAELSKKIERKNEIGFLLRRADYDKELVLYYQPQYNTQDHSLVGMEALLRWIQPEKGFIGPGEFIPIAEESGDIIEIGEWVINRAMDQIKKWNETFSSNLKVSINVSPLQIQKSNFVSWFREKLYEKNVDAQWIDLEITEGSAMAPDSANEEVFASFAQMGVTTSIDDFGTGYASLHYIKKFDFNRLKIAKELIDNIYEDKNAKLIVQAIIMMAKGMGLKTIAEGVEDMKQFQILKMLNCDEIQGYIFGKPVPAEEFEREHLNNKMNKHIS comes from the coding sequence TTGACAAAACAGATTCAGGAAGGTATTCAAAACAAAAATCTTCTTAAAGCAGAACTTGAAATAAATGAACAGTTGGAAAAACTTGTTGCGGAACGGACCCAGGAATTAAGTCTGGTCAACAAAAATCTGGAGGAGCTTTCTAACAGAGATTCTTTAACAGGGTTGTATAACAGAAGACAGCTTATTGAAAGTATAGATTCATTAATTTTTAGTAAGATTGAAAATTCTTTTGCCTTATTGTATATAGATGCAAATCATTTTAAGGCCATCAATGATTCTTATGGTCATCAAACCGGTGATGAAGTACTGCGGGCTTTAGGGAACCGACTGGTTAAAAACTGCATGCCTCACTGTAAAGTCTTTCGTGTAGGGGGAGACGAATTTGCCGTAATCGTAGGGGACAATGTTGGCAAAGAATATATTTGTTCTGTTGCAGAAAGAATCTTAGAACTTATACAAATGCCCATATTGGTGGATTCTTATTTTTTTACAATCACTGCCAGCATAGGAATTGTATCTTATCCTGAGGACGCAAAAGATAAATTTTTTCTAATGAGATATGCTGACATTGCAATGTATGAAGCAAAAAATACATATAAAGGCAATAATTATATGTTTTTTGATGCGGAACTTAGCAAGAAGATAGAAAGAAAAAATGAAATAGGATTTCTTCTAAGACGTGCGGATTATGATAAAGAGCTGGTTCTGTATTATCAGCCTCAATATAATACCCAGGATCATTCTCTGGTGGGCATGGAAGCACTTTTAAGATGGATTCAGCCTGAAAAGGGATTTATAGGTCCAGGAGAATTTATACCTATTGCTGAAGAAAGCGGCGATATAATTGAGATTGGAGAATGGGTTATCAACAGGGCAATGGATCAGATTAAGAAATGGAATGAAACTTTTTCTTCAAATTTAAAAGTTAGTATTAATGTATCCCCTTTGCAGATACAGAAAAGTAATTTTGTAAGCTGGTTCAGAGAAAAACTTTATGAAAAAAATGTAGATGCTCAATGGATTGATTTGGAAATCACTGAGGGGAGTGCGATGGCACCTGACTCGGCCAATGAGGAGGTATTTGCATCTTTTGCCCAAATGGGGGTTACTACTTCCATAGATGATTTTGGTACAGGATATGCTTCTCTTCATTATATTAAAAAGTTTGATTTTAACAGGCTTAAAATTGCCAAGGAGTTAATTGACAATATATATGAAGATAAAAATGCAAAGCTCATTGTTCAGGCTATTATCATGATGGCTAAAGGGATGGGACTTAAAACCATCGCAGAAGGTGTGGAGGATATGAAGCAGTTTCAGATTCTAAAAATGCTGAACTGCGACGAGATACAAGGATATATTTTTGGAAAACCAGTTCCTGCGGAAGAGTTTGAGCGAGAACATTTAAATAACAAGATGAATAAACATATATCCTAA